The Gymnogyps californianus isolate 813 chromosome 3, ASM1813914v2, whole genome shotgun sequence genomic sequence TTGGCAGACACCACACTTGccaatgaaagagagaaactcTGGTGGGAGAAGCAAGGCAGCATGTAGGGGAGGATAAGTCAGTCAGAGGTCTGCTACAGCACAGCAGACTAGGATACTTGTCCTTCCGATGGCAGgatctcctccctcccacctcttTCACAGAAAGCTTGACCACTGCACAACCCCTCCTGAACAGCATGTTACTTCTGCCTCTACTTGTACAAGAAGGCTTGTCACCAGGTGCTTTACAAGCTTCCATGACATCTCCAATCTCCTCCTTGGCTTTTTTCCAGAGGAGCCCTAATCTACATCTTTTCTTACACTTGTAAGGTAGGTGGACAGTTGCTATGTGCCTCTGAAGTGCATCTGACTACAGCATGGGGCAGAGTGTGGAGGGACATTGTGCTGAAGGGAATGCCAAACCCTCTCACATAGCCACCCCACACAACTCACCTGGTGCCTCCAAAGAGAATGATTTTGTCCCCcactctgcagcagcactgccgGCGTCGAGGACATGGGCCTTTCCCCTTGGGCTCAATCTTCCTCCAAGAAAGAGAAACTAAGGGGTGGAAAAGAGTGCACCAGCTTGTCACAAGAGCCAGATATAAGCAGGTTATGGATTTAAACAGAtcacagcaaaaccagaggCCCACTGCCCCACAGACACCAACTAGCCAACATCCACCTTCCCTGTCAACCTCCTCTTCTCGCTAGCGACAAAATGATGCACTTCTATGAGGTTGTTACTGAAGTGTCGCTTAGATGCCAGGCACAGCCCTGGAGCTCTACCTGCTGAGATAGGATTTGCAGGTCGAGGCCTTTTGCTTGCAAAGCCTGAGTGCCAGGACCCGCGGGCTGCCACGGCAGCAGGTCAGACATCACAGGGAGCTGTACAGGGCAGAGCTCCCTGCTGCGGTCCAAATCTGGAGGGAGACTCAGGAACCAGCTCCATCTGCTGGCAGCCACTGCGAATGCAGAGCATCCTCGCAGAGTGGAGACTGCTGGGACAGCTTGGTTGTGGGAACggagcatggggaactgaacCAGATGGAGAAGACAGCAGCCTTTgtccttgctgctttctgtggcaAGGATGCTGGGGGGTGATTAATCACTAATGCACAGCACTGAAACCTTCAGGAGCTCTCACACTAGCTCGCAGATCAGCTTGGGGAGCAGCAAGTTGGCTGCTCTCAGGTAACTTTACTATGCAAAGCAATTAGCAAACAAAATCAGTCTAACGGACTGCGAAAAGTGCCTGAGGACTGAGGACCATTCAGGGTACCAGCTGAAGAACCACCCCTTCTGCTGCACAGTTTGATCTGGTACCAAGAAAGTGCGGTATGGTGATCCTGCAGCTCAAGTTGAATGGTTTCCCCAGCTACGGTCTCTCGCTCCCCTAACCCATTGCTTCCCCATATCTTCTTTTCTGCCAACACTTCCGCATATTTAAGAACAAGACAAAGTTTTGCCAACCACCCTTTGATTAGCTGTGTCTTTCAGAGATACTTCCTTTTCCACTTTCTAACTGAGATTTGGAGACAGTCTGAGGAGGAACAGGCGTCCCAAGCATGGTAGCAAGTTCCTGTCAATGCTGTCAGAAGAGCCATTTCCCCCCAAGCAGGCTCCTAGCCCTTGGAGAGTATGCTCATCTGAGCACTCATACACTTGAGGGCCTTGAGCACTATCACTGCAACAAGTTAAAAGCATAAATACCTGGATTGAATTTCCAGAGATCGTGGAAGTGTCTGTTCAGGCGTGCGTTGTAGCCACCAAATACATATAGCTCCCCATTGTAGCTGACTGTGGGGAGTAAGCATAGACATCAGTGTGCCACCCAGTGTAGAGCCCAGCGGGTCCCTGTCCCAACATCAACAACAAAGCAAAGTGGTGCTGGTTATCCACCTTCGCTTACATCACCTTCATGTGCAGGGCTACGCACAAGGCTTTTCAGTGGGCAGCAGCTTTCCGCAGAAGCCAGGCTCTGTGCACCCCTTGCTTAACCCTCATCTCCACCCAGCGGACCAGACACCCCTTCTGGGGCAGGCAGGAATTTCCTTCCACTGTCCTCCTCTCTCAGCAGACCCACACTCACATGCTGAATGGCTCCGCCGGCCTTCAGGGAGCACTGGAGTTGGAGGGGAGTCCAGCCAGGAGTTTGTTTCTGTATCAAATACTTTAATGCGGTTACAGTAGATCTCATTGTTGGAGTGAAATGGCCCAAAACGATCAGCTCTGCCACCAAATACGTACATCTTTGTTCCAATAATGGTAGCTGAATGGAAGTCTCTCCAGCGAGCTGGCGTACCCTGCAGGtaaaacagaacaagagaaagaatGCAGATTACCCAGGGAGATAACACATCTTGATGGGGAAGTTGGGGTGGCTGTCTTCTCCTGGAGAACTTCCTCTCCTGCAGATCCCAGCCACACCAGACAGAAGCTGTGAGACAAGTGTGGGCAGCTACCCCAGAGAATAGCAGATACAAGACTTCCTCCACAAACCAGAGTGAAAAGCAGACACTGACCTTGGCAGAGATTAAGGTCCACATCATGTTTGTGGTGTCCAATTTATGGATGTCATTTGAAAAGCAGTCAGCCTGGAAGACAGCAGGGCAGCCTGGTCACAAAGGGACTGAGAAGCCTGGTCACATCTGGCCCCAGGAAGGACGCTGTCCTACAGACCTGGAGCATCCCTTTGGAGTCAGTACTTCCTAAAAGACATGGTGCTTGCTCCAAAATGTCAGGGTATGCAGCACGCTTGTCACTTAACAAGAGGGAGGCAAATCCCATTTCTCCTCAAAGGTCTCCTGTCTCTCCCTGCAGCTTTCTCATTTATTTGGTGCTCAGTTCCTCCCCGCAAGGCTGTCCTGCACACAATACATACATTCACAGCAGAACCCTGCCTCCACTCCATGCAGCGACAGAAGAAAGGGGCGCTAACGGGACAGTCAGGTCTTGGCTCTGCTAAGGCCACCTGATGAGAGGTAGAAGCTAAGATTACTTCTAGGAAGCTAAACATCTAGGAGCAAATACACTTGGGGTTCTGAGGATCCCACAAAACTTGTCTGCAGCTAGCTGCCTGGAAGAGCCTGCATTCACACGAACAGCACAGACTCCTGTTCCACCAGGCAGGGGAGATAGCAGCGAGACAGCTACAGGCTTGTTTGGTCTTGGTTAAAAACAAGCCACATTTGAACTGCTCTTGCTGCTGTAATCAAGATCACGGCTTTGGCATGCTATTGTCCTCGGAAGAGGGGGAATAAACCAGGGACTGCCATAACAGAGTCCCAGCTTTCTTCCAAATAAACAGATGTGActttgcacagctttttttgAGCCTGGTGATAGACTGAAGTGATATTTACCCACTTCTTAAGATCAAAGCATAAGGATTTGCTCAAAGGACCACTAGGCACACTGACAGCTGGTGCAGGATGACCTTCGGCTCCAGGTATTCTTAATAGGAGGGCAAGCAAGTGTTTGCTGGAGGGGATCAGCAAGATATGAGAGCAGGTACAGAATACAGGGAACATGCACCAGATTAGGACAAAACCTCACAGCAACACCACAGACTTtggaaagtgatttttctggCTCATTTCTCagccaaattaaaataaatgtggatcaatatatatttattaaaaatgttatgtaTTTATCTATCTAAATCTGGCTGAGAAatgagccaggaaaaaaaaaaatatatatttttacctctatatatctatatgttttggggaaggaaaaaaaaaatccaccatttTTTTAGGCCTACTTTCCCAACCATCTTCTCCACAAAACAATGAGCATAACCTGAGTAATTAATGCCATAACTTTGCTGAgttataaaatgaaagcaactaTGGATACAAATATGCCCCTGTATCCTGCCTCTACCAATGTCCTGGGTAGGAACACCCTCTTTCCCAAGGGATCGCAAAATAACAGTTACAGAGACTACTCACCAGCTGTTCATAGCCTCCGAATATAAACATGCTCTTTGCCAGGACACAAGCTGAGTGCCCATCTCTCGCTCCTGGGACCATTCCAGACACCTTTGGCGTGAACCACTTGTGCGtgtctgaaacaaaacaggagGCAATGCTAAGAAAATATGGTAGATGTTGGGATGGGATAGCTCTTTACTACTGTTTGTCATTTCTAAGACAGAAATCCTTCTTTCACACACAGCACCTGCTTCTCTGAAGAGGCTGCAAGCTTCTTCAGGCAAGGCTACCTGCCTGAGCCTCCACACAGGGGCATGGTGACAGAGGTCTCAGCTCCTGGGCACGGCCACTGACCCTGCCCGACCTGACAAACAGCTCATGTTTTAAGTGTGAGTAGTACAGCACTGCTtgaataatgttatttttattgaatcTCTTGCAAAGCCTTCTTGTGAGTCACTTATCAACTCTGCATTTACAGTTTCAATTACAATGAAGCAATGATGCTAAGTGGCTCAACTGACCTCATGGCATGGAGATGCTGACTAACTGACTGAGGAAAAACACCTCTCTCAAATCCAGGCAGAAGTCACTTAACCACAAGCTCACCATGCCAACAGAGCTACTGTGCACATCCCCACCTCTGCAGTGCAGCTCTCCCTATCTTATCTGCTCCTCTTGTTACATTCTCATCCCCTGTTCAATGGGAGCCTTCCTCACCCTCCACAGTTCCCTTCGCACTGCTCCCCGTGAGCCTGCACCAGCCAGATTCAGCCCCTTAGCCCGCACACTCCAGGGGTTGGCTTGATTTAGGGGAGGACTTTAAATCTAGCCAAAGCTGTTCTCCATGCCAGGGCAACATGGAGCCAAGCTAGCACCTCTCTGCCAAGCACAAACAGGCACCTGTCCCAAGAGCCCAGAGAGGCACAGATAAGCCTCGAAGCAGCAGGAGACATTCCCTCCACCCTCCCTAACTGCTGTGAGCTGCCAAGAGCAGTGCTTATTTCAGGAAGCAGTAACATTGGAGCCAAAGCAACATTCTTCACGAGGATAACTTCTCTGAACTTGGCCTGCGGCCACAGCTATCCACCTAGGCTCCAGCTGGAACCACACAAAGGGTCTTGCAAGGTCAACAGaatccctgggcagcctctagcgagaaagctgcagcagctATTGAGTTCCTTTCCTTCATGGGGCTGCTTCCAAGCCCAATCACATGGTAGCCGCAAGAGCTCACCCAAGCGCAACACATCAaattagagatggaaaagaccTCAACTTGTGAACTTCTCGGCACCCCAGGGGACAAAATTGCACTCAGCCAGGACTTTATCCAGCCTGATGCAACTCCTACAATGGAACTTACACCACAGACATGGGACTCTGGCTGCCAGCCTCACTTTCCAGGATTGGCAGGGGACAGGCACAGCGTGTACAGACAGCTGCAGAGGGTTCGGACCAGGACTTAAGTCTGGCCTTTCCGTTAATTTTCACTTAATGCTAAAGTGCTGGAGTTGGCAGGGAGACCAGGCAGCTCCCACTACAAGGCCTCTGCGTAGGCAGGGTTTACTGGTGGCTTCCCAGCTGCATGTGTCAGGGGAAACGGGAAACCCTGTGCCCAGAGAGCAACTTCAAGCCGTGAGACATTTCCTGGCGAAGAAGGGAACCCATGACCAAGGACCAGAGCAAGCAGTTTCCTTGCAAGTCCAGCAAGCCAGTTACTGGTCATTGTTTAGATGGACTTGCCTCCAGAAACCAGATGTactcccttccttttctcacaCTCCCGTCCACTCAGTTCCTGATGGTGCCTGCTCTCCCTAGGTGCTCCAGCAGCACTATGGAGAAGCCAGCCGAAAGGCTCAAGGAGTTTATCTTTCAGGTTTATCTAACTTGACTCATGCCTTCCCTTATTTTGCCATCCTGTCCCTGACTACTACTGTGTTTTATAACTCACTCTCCTTCATGCTTTCAGAAAGAAGGACCACCCTGGAGAAGAACCACAATCCTCGAGAGCTCTAGCCCCTTCTCACT encodes the following:
- the KLHDC3 gene encoding kelch domain-containing protein 3 — translated: MLRWAVHLEGGPRRVNHAAVAVGHKVYSFGGYCSGEDYETLRQIDVHVFNAVSLRWIKLPPVWTNSRDHVREVPYMRYGHSAVLIDDTVYIWGGRNDTEGACNVLYAFDVNTHKWFTPKVSGMVPGARDGHSACVLAKSMFIFGGYEQLADCFSNDIHKLDTTNMMWTLISAKGTPARWRDFHSATIIGTKMYVFGGRADRFGPFHSNNEIYCNRIKVFDTETNSWLDSPPTPVLPEGRRSHSAFSYNGELYVFGGYNARLNRHFHDLWKFNPVSLSWRKIEPKGKGPCPRRRQCCCRVGDKIILFGGTSPSPEEGMGDEFDLMDHSDLYILDFSPSLKTLCKLAVIQYNLDQSCLPHDIRWELSAMTTNSTISRPIVSSQG